The DNA sequence AGGATACGGAGAGTTCCGACGGATGACACTTGCAAAGGAAGCAAGGAAATTAGGGCAAGAAATAGCCTCAAGCTCAGTTGCACACGAAAGCAGACTCGCACTCCTTGAAACTCGAGTAGCCACAACAGAAGCGGAGAATGATGCATTAATCGAAGCGCTTGATGAAGAGCGTGAGGATAGTGATTCTCTACGAAAAGCAGTCAAAGATCAGATCAGTAAGATCAACAGTACAGTTGGATCACTAGACAAGCTAAGCAAAACTGATCCAGAGCTACTCCAGAAATATTCCAAAACATATTTCCTTAACGAACATTACATTCCATCAAAACTCGATTCTATAGACCGTGCATTCTTACTCCAACCAGAGCGAGCTCACCAGTTTCACGATGACGCGCTTCCTTTTCTTGAAGATATGATTCGAGAAGCTGCTGATGACGATATTGATTTGAAAATTGTCTCTGCATACCGTTCATTCGGTACACAAGCATCATTAAAAGCTAATTACTCTGTTACATACGGAGCAGGAACAGCAAATCAATTCTCAGCAGACCAAGGGTACTCTGAACACCAGCTCGGTACCGCGATTGACGTGACGACTCCAGAACTTGGAAACGCATTCGATAGGTTTGACCAAACAGCTGCGTTTACATGGATGAAAGAAAACGCACATAAATACGGCTTTGTACTCTCATATCCTGAGAAAAATGCTTTCTATCTGTATGAACCATGGCACTGGAGGTTTGTTGGTGTTGATCTTGCAACAAAATTAGATCGACAAAACAAAAACTTCTACGACCTAGATCAAAGAGAAATTGATAAGTACCTCTTAGTTATTTTTGATTAATACTTTCGTATAACAGCCTTCACAACAGCTGCGATATGAAAACTATGCTTAGGATGAATTGGTGGAAAATCCTTATTTGCCGGTTCAAGCCACGGCTTTCCATTAGTGTGACGTAAATATTTCATTGTCCACTCTCCATCGACTTCGGCGATTACAATATCGCCATCTTTAGCATTCTCTGTTTTTTCCACTAGCACCATGTCTCCATCGGCGATATGCGCATCAATCATTGAATCCCCATCAACCTCAAGCATATATGTAGATTCCTTCTTTCGAACGAGATATTCCTCGAGATGAACACCTTCTCGAACATACCCTTCAACATCGGCCGGAAAACCAGCTTTAACAGAACCAAGTAATGGCACTTCTCCAAAAATATCACTTGGCATCAAACGACCAAGGTGGTCTTTCGCGACAATTCCAGCATCAATAAATTTTTGAACAACACGATACACTGCGTTTTTTGATTTAAAACCGAACATCTTCATCATCTCGGTGTATGTCGGCATTCGTCGCTCTTCTTTATAGAAAGAGACAAGTGTGTCTTTATATGTATTTATTCCTTCTTTTTTCATGTATATAAGTTGTGGTGAAAGTATATCTTTCTTGGAGTAAGTGTAAATAGCAGATTACGTAACGTCTTCAAGTTTAAAAAAATGACAACATCTTCATTGCACGTACAAAACCCCATCCACTAACCACCTTATTCTTTTTCAATCTTCG is a window from the Candidatus Paceibacterota bacterium genome containing:
- a CDS encoding D-alanyl-D-alanine carboxypeptidase family protein, whose protein sequence is MTAENAQSTHTGTEKPLFTAITVGVVILILAVGYGEFRRMTLAKEARKLGQEIASSSVAHESRLALLETRVATTEAENDALIEALDEEREDSDSLRKAVKDQISKINSTVGSLDKLSKTDPELLQKYSKTYFLNEHYIPSKLDSIDRAFLLQPERAHQFHDDALPFLEDMIREAADDDIDLKIVSAYRSFGTQASLKANYSVTYGAGTANQFSADQGYSEHQLGTAIDVTTPELGNAFDRFDQTAAFTWMKENAHKYGFVLSYPEKNAFYLYEPWHWRFVGVDLATKLDRQNKNFYDLDQREIDKYLLVIFD
- the lexA gene encoding transcriptional repressor LexA, with the protein product MKKEGINTYKDTLVSFYKEERRMPTYTEMMKMFGFKSKNAVYRVVQKFIDAGIVAKDHLGRLMPSDIFGEVPLLGSVKAGFPADVEGYVREGVHLEEYLVRKKESTYMLEVDGDSMIDAHIADGDMVLVEKTENAKDGDIVIAEVDGEWTMKYLRHTNGKPWLEPANKDFPPIHPKHSFHIAAVVKAVIRKY